The Lampris incognitus isolate fLamInc1 chromosome 7, fLamInc1.hap2, whole genome shotgun sequence genome window below encodes:
- the apbb1 gene encoding amyloid beta precursor protein binding family B member 1 has protein sequence MGGHDDDMTYLVNKQKQDEDIKNKLNDSSHWGDQESTGNNAKWVKEGQNQLRKVAENQKDQDHNCNISQNGNREDFTPHNTTQEARQGNEEQTKSPKSVMTPDINDETKNILNEQLIINSLESTEEKERGEDDREKEEKSEEEEDLSDDARGEKETVEPSSMEAQRDGGVARNACLLFSSVNGTPSDEESSWPALSQDGTTDSSPNGNRESFWDSNAFETDTDLPSGWMRVRDTSGTYYWHIPTGTTQWEPPSPLDKVGDSIMSSSMSLETTPCEEPEESWAQISNPDEGAGDGELWKEGEVASDQCLKEFEGATLRYASINLNYNCSQSEEVEKLTPLCTDLESKCFAVRSLGWVEMSEEDMAPGKSSVAVNNCIRQLSYHKHNLHDTAGIWGEGKDMVMVLENDTMNLIDPLGQTLLHTQPIASIRVWGVGRDNGRDFAYVARDNLTQVLKCHVFRCDSPAKNIATTLHEMCSKIMIERKAAKPGVSRLNSDPCKPIPVEEFPAPKNELFQRFHVYYLGNVSVSKPVGMDMVNEAVEKAMNGKDKQDWTPVSVNVAPATLTILSRQTEEVLSECRVRFLSFMGVGKDVHTFAFVMAEGPRDFICHMFWCEPNAASLSEAVQAACMLRYQKCLDARPPSLGSCLPTPPADSVARRVKKGVQSLLGSFKSYRSGSQSP, from the exons ATGGGTGGTCATGATGATGATATGACATATTTAGTCAACAAACAGAAGCAAGATGAAGATATTAAGAACAAGCTGAAtgacagcagtcattggggtgaCCAGGAGTCAACTGGCAACAATGCTAAATGGGTCAAGGAGGGCCAGAACCAGCTGCGCAAGGTAGCGGAGAACCAAAAGGACCAGGACCACAACTGCAATATCAGCCAGAATGGGAACAGGGAGGATTTCACTCCACACAACACTACTCAGGAAGCGCGACAGGGAAACGAGGAGCAGACCAAGTCCCCCAAATCAGTGATGACCCCCGACATTAACGATGAGACCAAGAACATCCTTAATGAGCAACTAATTATCAATTCTCTGGAGTCTACAgaagagaaagagcgaggggaagatgacagagagaaggaagaaaaatcagaggaagaagaggatcTGTCAGATGATgccagaggagagaaagagacagtagAACCGAGTAGCATGGAGGCACAGAGAGATGGTGGTGTGGCAAGAAATGCCTGTCTCCTGTTCTCCAGTGTCAATGGAACACCAAGTGACGAAGAGTCCAGTTGGCCGGCACTGTCTCAGGATGGCACAACTGACAGCTCTCCAAATGGAAATAGAG AATCCTTCTGGGATTCAAATGCCTTTGAAACAGACACAGACTTGCCCTCAGGCTGGATGCGAGTGCGAGATACATCGGGCACATACTACTGGCACATCCCTACAGGCACTACCCAATGGGAGCCTCCTTCACCTCTGGATAAAGTTGGGGACTCCATTATGTCCTCGAGTATGTCCTTGGAGACCACACCCTGTGAGGAGCCTGAG GAATCTTGGGCTCAAATTTCCAACCCAGATGAAGGAGCTGGTGATGGGGAACTGTGGAAG GAGGGGGAAGTTGCCTCTGACCAGTGCTTGAAAGAGTTTGAAGGGGCAACTCTGCGTTATGCATCCATCAACCTGAA CTACAATTGTTCTCAGTCTGAGGAGGTGGAAAAGCTTACCCCACTCTGCACAGATCTTGAGTCTAAG TGTTTTGCTGTTCGCTCCCTGGGCTGGGTTGAAATGTCTGAAGAGGATATGGCACCGGGCAAGAGCAGTGTGGCTGTCAACAACTGCATCAGGCAGCTCTCTTACCACAAACATAACCTTCATGACACTGCCGGTATCTGGGGAGAG GGTAAGGATATGGTGATGGTCCTGGAGAATGACACCATGAACCTAATTGACCCATTGGGCCAGACTCTGCTACACACTCAGCCCATTGCCAGCATCCGTGTGTGGGGTGTAGGCAGAGACAATGGCAG AGATTTTGCGTACGTGGCTCGAGACAACCTGACCCAAGTCCTGAAGTGTCACGTTTTCCGTTGTGACTCGCCTGCCAAGAACATTGCCACCACCCTGCATGAGATGTGCTCCAAG ATAATGATTGAGAGGAAGGCAGCCAAGCCAGGTGTGAGCAGGCTCAACTCTGACCCCTGTAAACCAATCCCTGTTGAAG AGTTCCCAGCTCCAAAAAATGAGCTCTTCCAGCGCTTTCATGTGTACTACCTTGGAAATGTGTCTGTCTCCAAGCCAGTGG GTATGGATATGGTTAATGAAGCTGTGGAAAAGGCAATGAATGGCAAAGACAAACAGGACTGGACTCCTGTCTCTGTTAATGTTGCCCCTGCCACTCTAACAATACTTTCAAGACAG ACCGAGGAGGTTCTTTCTGAGTGTAGGGTACGTTTCCTGTCGTTCATGGGTGTGGGCAAGGATGTCCACACTTTCGCCTTCGTCATGGCTGAAGGCCCCAGGGATTTCATCTGTCATATGTTCTGGTGTGAACCTAACGCTGCCAGTCTGAGCGAAGCAGTACAGGCTGCCTGCATG CTTCGCTACCAGAAGTGCTTGGATGCACGTCCCCCAAGCCTGGGCTCCTGCCTGCCCACTCCCCCTGCTGATTCTGTTGCTCGCCGTGTCAAGAAGGGGGTCCAGAGTCTGCTTGGCAGCTTCAAGAGCTACAGGTCAGGCTCCCAGTCCCCttga